GGGATCGCCACCTGAGGGATCTGCCTGCCTCCAAGGCCAAGGACTACATCACGCAGACGCTCAAGAGCGCGGCGGCCATGCCCATGCCGCCGCCGGAGTGAGCCGCGGGCCCGGCCTCAGCCCAGCAGCTCCACCTGGAACACGTGGTTCCCGATGCGGACGCGGTCTCCCGAGCGCAGCGGGCGCTCGGTGCCCGGGGCGATGCGCACGTAGGTGCCCAGGCCGCCCGACAGATCCCTCAGCATGGCGCCGGTGGCGGTCGGGCTGAGCTCGCAGTGCCGGCCGGCGAGCCCCTCGTCCTGCGGGAAGCTGAAGTCACAGTGCGCCTGGCCGATGGTGAGCAGCGCGGTGGCCGCCACCACGGCTCGGCCCGCACGCCCGCCCACGAGGATCTCCTCCACCGCGTAGATGGCCTGGCCGAGCGGCACCGGAGCGCCATAGATGACCGGCTGCCCGGACTGGGCGATGGGGATCTCGATGCGGCCGCTGAAGCGGAACAGCCGCGCACCGGCGCTGAAGTGCGTCCGGGGCGTGATGGCCTCGGTGCCCGGGATGGTGACGAAGACGCCCGAGGCGCTGTTCTCGTCCCGGACGAAGAGGGCGCCGTCCTTCACCAGGAAGGTCGCGTGCAGGGCGGAGACGAACACATCCTCCTGCAGGAGGATGGCGCCGCGGCTGCGGCCCACCACGCAGCCGGTGACGGGGAGCTTGTAGCGCTGTCCCCGGGTGGCTCCGGCCACGACGGTGAGCCCGAACCGGGAGGCGGCGGGAGGCTGGCGACCGGCGGCGGGAGCGCCCGCGGGAGCAGGTGCACCCACGGGCGGCGCGGCCGGGGCCGCCACGGGCTGGGCAGCGGGCGCGGCCACCGGCATGGGGGCCGCTCGGGGCATGGGAGCGTCGGGAACGGGGGGAGGGGGCCGCTCGCCTGGCACGGGAGGAGCCGGGCGTGGCGCTGGCCCGCTCCTGGGCGGCGGAGCGTCCGCGAGCTGGGGACGCACCCCGGAGGGCGGGTGGGGGGCAGGCCGGGCCGTACCTACAGGGGACATGTTCGGCACGGGCGGACCCGGCCGGGCTCCCTCCACGGGGATGCCCCCGGCCCCACTGGGAGGAGGCGTCCGGGCGGAGGGCCGGAGCCCGGGCGGCACGGCCTCGCCCGGGCGGGGCACCGGGGGGCCACTGTCGGGACCGCGCGCGGGAGCGGGAGCGGGCCGAGGCGTCGCCCCGGGGGGAATGGCGGGCCGCTGCCCGGTGGCCGGGCGGGGAGGCGCGGCTCGAGGGCCCGGCGCCTCGCTCACGGAGGCCCCACACTGCGCACACACCGTCGAACGGGACGGATTGTAGCCGTCACAGTTCGGGCAGACCACGGCGAGAGCGGACAGCAGGAGCTGTGACATGGGCGAGGGCGACTTTAGGGGTGCGTAAAGAAGGGGTGCAAGCTCAACAGAGAGAACCTGCGACGTTGCCCCCTCTGACTGCGAAAGTTACGATTGGCTTCTGCATCTTCATGATTCGCCTCAACGACATCCTCCAGCGGGTTGCCTCCTATCACCCGGACCCCGACCTGGACATCATCAAGAAGGCGTACGTCTACTCGGCCAAGGTGCATCAGGGCCAGCTCCGTAAGTCTGGGGAGCCCTACCTGATCCACCCGCTCGAGGTCGCCGGCATCCTGGCCGAGCTCAAGCTCGACGAGGCCTCGATCGTCACGGGTCTGCTCCATGACACCATCGAGGACACCCTGGCGACCGCCGAGGAGCTCACCGAGCTGTTCGGCCCGGAAGTGGCCCAGCTCGTGGACGGCGTCACCAAGCTCTCCAAGTTCTCGGCCTCCGCCACCCTCTCCCAGGAGGAGAAGCAGGCGGAGAACTTCCGGAAGATGATCATCGCGATGGCGCAGGACATCCGCGTCATCCTGGTGAAGCTGGCCGACCGCACGCACAACATGCGGACCCTGGACCACATGTCCGAGGAGAAGCAGGCCCGCATCGCCCAGGAGACGCTGGACATCTACGCCCCCCTGGCCAACCGCCTGGGCATCAGCTGGATCAAGATCGAGCTGGAGGACTTGTCCTTCCGCTACGTGAAGCCCCAGGAGTTCTTCAACCTCCAGGAGAAGCTGAACAAGCGCAAGAAGGAGCGCGAGAAGTACATCGACGACACCGCCGCCATCATCCGCACCAAGCTGGAGGAGCGCGGGCTGAAGGGCGATGTCTCCGGCCGCTTCAAGCACGTCTACAGCATCTACAAGAAGATCAAGCAGCAGGGCATCGACTTCGATCAGATCCACGACATCATCGCGTTCCGGATCCTCATGCCCACGCTGCCCTCGTGCTACGAGGCGCTGGGGCTGGTGCACCAGCTGTGGAAGCCGGTGCCGGGGCGCT
Above is a genomic segment from Hyalangium gracile containing:
- a CDS encoding FHA domain-containing protein; this encodes MPRAAPMPVAAPAAQPVAAPAAPPVGAPAPAGAPAAGRQPPAASRFGLTVVAGATRGQRYKLPVTGCVVGRSRGAILLQEDVFVSALHATFLVKDGALFVRDENSASGVFVTIPGTEAITPRTHFSAGARLFRFSGRIEIPIAQSGQPVIYGAPVPLGQAIYAVEEILVGGRAGRAVVAATALLTIGQAHCDFSFPQDEGLAGRHCELSPTATGAMLRDLSGGLGTYVRIAPGTERPLRSGDRVRIGNHVFQVELLG